The Campylobacter sp. RM10537 genome has a segment encoding these proteins:
- a CDS encoding 4Fe-4S binding protein encodes MSLKAPKDTPVWVDEHRCKACNICVSYCPAGVLAMRDDVHAVLGQMIEVVHPESCIGCTECETHCPDFAIMVAKRDEFKFAKLTSEAKDRALAVRNNQYKKLA; translated from the coding sequence ATGAGTTTAAAAGCTCCAAAAGATACTCCAGTATGGGTAGATGAGCATCGATGTAAAGCTTGTAATATTTGTGTAAGTTATTGTCCAGCAGGTGTTTTAGCTATGCGTGATGATGTGCATGCTGTTTTAGGACAAATGATAGAGGTGGTTCATCCAGAATCTTGCATAGGTTGTACTGAATGTGAAACGCATTGTCCTGATTTTGCTATTATGGTGGCTAAGAGAGATGAATTTAAATTTGCCAAACTTACATCAGAAGCTAAAGATAGAGCTTTGGCTGTTAGAAATAATCAATATAAAAAACTAGCTTAG
- a CDS encoding AsmA-like C-terminal domain-containing protein: MKKKILYILVILFVLFSVMFLVLKNGIFISSIQFDFLKIQQLYIKLDKKLIFRAKNIALNFNDTSENNSNFDSKTLLKMMKNLKYLYNFVEEVNIGNLYFKNQKLKILFKDGDYFIDSNDLFLKASFTVNNGNLSGTINSLKLKKYNLNLNGFFEIKIKSNFYNLNLNANSDNLTFKSTISYKDNKLLYQISDLNAINIQNIATIIRRDFVLNETLDQWIFKNVVGEFYHLDFLQGFIDFKQNNYYFDNISASGYIDKVKVRLENNMDAIEIPRVDLNLSQQKLDLQFNKASYDGADLSQSKVYLYDIFNEEKAGIYLRIKSDNLKLDEKLEKALQNYHLNLPFYQKSGTIKADLELKIDFHEKGQFLHNGIFYLNSANISLADMNISKGLIRLTQDNLSIENADIENRYLKANINAKINLKEKQGIFNTQLYKLHFDDDLLDIENQNITLNLDLNQDLLTIPEWNLIANFKNGLEFNLNNPNILFSYSKILKDFGFNGAGSVYFKSLDFKDFDLQAQDVSFNHNLFINNQTPYNKDSFSIVRKNDIIYINTQSDLISATISSLKKEIQVKNLTYIYKKQKNSPNSFDISTNKQNIIFGGANCALILADMNKTLAFDKLEINLDKNILNVQGSRGNTNLNFYYSPDDLKFFVKNINDQYLNEFLQKQAVQDGIFNLSIVGSGLEYFDGEFDFKNTFVKDLKGVNQLISFIDTVPSLLMFKTPTFNQKGLKFQNGKVIFNRKKDLLSFSAINLNGDSVDIYGLGSANLRLDTIDLNLELKTLKSASETISKVPILNYVILGKNQEISTNIKVDGKIDNPNFHTQILTDTLKTPFNLIKNIIQLPKNLFD, translated from the coding sequence ATGAAAAAGAAAATATTATATATATTAGTAATATTATTTGTGTTGTTTTCGGTTATGTTTTTAGTATTAAAAAATGGAATATTCATTTCTAGCATCCAATTTGATTTTTTAAAAATTCAGCAATTATATATTAAATTAGATAAAAAACTTATTTTTCGAGCAAAAAATATTGCTTTAAATTTTAATGATACTTCAGAAAATAATTCTAATTTTGATTCTAAAACTTTATTAAAAATGATGAAAAATTTAAAATATTTATATAATTTTGTTGAAGAAGTAAATATTGGAAATTTATATTTTAAAAATCAAAAATTAAAAATTTTATTTAAAGATGGTGATTATTTTATAGACAGTAATGATCTTTTTTTAAAAGCTTCCTTTACTGTAAATAATGGCAATTTATCAGGAACAATTAATTCTTTAAAGCTAAAAAAATACAATTTAAATTTAAACGGTTTTTTTGAAATAAAAATAAAAAGTAATTTTTATAATTTAAATTTAAATGCAAATAGTGATAATTTAACTTTTAAAAGTACAATAAGTTATAAAGATAATAAATTACTTTATCAAATTAGTGATCTTAATGCAATAAATATACAAAATATAGCAACTATAATCAGAAGAGATTTTGTTTTAAATGAAACCTTAGATCAGTGGATATTTAAAAATGTTGTTGGAGAATTTTATCATTTAGATTTTTTACAAGGTTTTATAGATTTTAAACAAAATAATTATTATTTTGATAATATAAGTGCTTCAGGATATATTGATAAAGTCAAAGTTCGTTTAGAAAATAATATGGATGCTATTGAAATTCCAAGAGTTGATTTAAATTTAAGTCAGCAAAAGTTGGATTTGCAATTTAATAAGGCTTCTTATGATGGAGCAGATTTAAGTCAAAGTAAAGTTTATTTATATGATATTTTCAACGAAGAAAAAGCTGGAATTTATTTGCGAATAAAATCAGATAATTTGAAATTAGATGAAAAGCTTGAAAAAGCTTTGCAAAATTATCATCTTAACTTGCCTTTTTATCAAAAAAGCGGAACCATTAAGGCAGATTTGGAACTTAAAATTGATTTTCACGAGAAAGGGCAATTTCTTCATAATGGAATATTTTATTTAAATAGTGCTAATATATCTTTGGCTGATATGAATATTTCCAAGGGATTGATTAGATTAACTCAAGATAATTTAAGTATAGAAAATGCTGATATAGAAAATCGATATTTAAAAGCTAATATAAATGCTAAAATTAATTTAAAAGAAAAACAAGGAATTTTTAATACCCAACTTTATAAATTGCATTTCGATGATGATTTATTGGATATTGAAAATCAAAATATTACTCTTAATTTAGATTTAAATCAAGATTTATTAACTATACCAGAATGGAATTTAATAGCTAATTTTAAAAATGGATTAGAATTTAATTTAAATAATCCTAATATTTTATTTTCTTATTCTAAAATTCTTAAAGATTTTGGTTTTAATGGAGCTGGAAGTGTTTATTTTAAAAGTTTAGATTTTAAAGATTTTGATTTGCAAGCGCAAGATGTTAGTTTTAACCATAATTTATTTATCAACAACCAAACACCTTACAATAAAGATAGTTTTAGTATTGTAAGAAAAAATGATATTATATATATTAATACACAAAGCGATCTTATAAGTGCTACAATATCTTCACTTAAAAAAGAAATACAAGTAAAAAATTTAACTTATATTTATAAAAAACAAAAAAATTCTCCAAATAGTTTTGATATCAGTACAAATAAACAAAATATTATTTTTGGCGGAGCCAATTGTGCTTTGATATTAGCTGATATGAATAAAACTTTAGCTTTTGATAAATTGGAGATAAATTTAGATAAGAATATCTTAAATGTTCAAGGTTCAAGAGGAAATACAAATTTAAATTTTTACTATAGCCCAGATGATTTAAAATTTTTTGTTAAAAATATAAATGATCAATATTTAAATGAATTTTTACAAAAGCAGGCTGTGCAAGATGGAATTTTTAATCTAAGTATTGTTGGAAGTGGTCTTGAGTATTTTGATGGAGAATTTGATTTTAAAAATACTTTTGTAAAAGATTTAAAAGGTGTTAATCAATTGATTTCATTTATAGATACAGTTCCTAGTTTATTGATGTTTAAAACTCCAACTTTTAATCAAAAAGGTTTAAAATTTCAAAATGGAAAAGTTATTTTTAATCGAAAAAAAGATTTATTAAGTTTTAGTGCTATTAATTTAAATGGAGATAGTGTTGATATTTATGGATTGGGCAGTGCTAATTTGCGTCTTGATACTATAGATTTAAATTTAGAGTTAAAAACTTTAAAATCAGCCTCTGAAACCATTTCAAAAGTCCCAATTTTAAATTATGTCATTTTGGGGAAAAATCAAGAAATAAGTACAAATATCAAAGTAGATGGAAAAATCGATAATCCGAATTTTCATACTCAAATTTTAACTGATACTTTAAAAACTCCGTTTAACTTAATTAAAAATATCATACAATTGCCTAAAAATTTATTTGATTGA
- the mltG gene encoding endolytic transglycosylase MltG, with amino-acid sequence MNIPFFNTKNITENNTNNITNIYNIFFFIRNFLLIFIMGICYYLIQPLKSDSVIFIPKGSIAQIISYLKEKKYEMNTIDKYILFFLGHPQSGWIDLGMQKLNRIDFLYKLTVAKAALETITLIPGETSIVFLDQVSKKLDLNKETLLSEFQKQSPYPEGVFLPETYEIPKGISESLLIQNLLAISEKSNQITSKKIFGEYNRKKWHQYIIVASVIQKEAANESEMPIVASVIYNRLKKGMKLQMDGTLNYGIYSHEKITPQRIRQDKTFYNTYKFEGLPKEAVCNVSLAAIRAAIFPAKTDYLYFVRDKKTGVHIFTNNLNDHNKAINSQKNR; translated from the coding sequence ATGAATATTCCATTTTTTAATACTAAAAACATAACCGAAAACAACACAAATAATATTACTAATATATATAATATTTTCTTTTTCATACGTAACTTCTTATTGATATTTATCATGGGAATTTGTTATTATTTAATTCAACCCTTAAAAAGCGATTCTGTCATTTTTATACCAAAAGGCTCTATTGCTCAGATTATATCATATCTTAAAGAAAAAAAATATGAAATGAACACTATTGATAAATATATTTTATTTTTTTTAGGGCATCCGCAATCTGGATGGATTGATCTGGGAATGCAAAAATTAAATAGAATAGATTTTTTATACAAATTAACCGTAGCTAAAGCTGCACTTGAAACAATTACATTAATTCCTGGGGAAACAAGTATTGTTTTTTTAGATCAAGTCTCCAAAAAATTAGACCTTAATAAAGAAACACTTTTATCCGAGTTTCAAAAACAATCTCCCTATCCTGAAGGAGTTTTTTTACCAGAAACCTATGAAATTCCAAAAGGAATTTCAGAAAGCTTATTAATACAAAATTTACTTGCTATTTCTGAGAAATCAAATCAAATCACTTCTAAAAAAATTTTTGGAGAATATAATCGTAAAAAATGGCATCAATATATTATAGTAGCCTCAGTGATTCAAAAAGAAGCTGCCAATGAATCAGAAATGCCTATAGTTGCAAGCGTGATTTACAATCGCCTTAAAAAAGGTATGAAGTTACAAATGGATGGAACTTTAAACTATGGTATTTATTCTCATGAAAAAATTACACCTCAAAGAATCCGACAAGATAAAACATTTTATAATACATATAAATTTGAAGGTTTACCAAAAGAAGCAGTTTGTAATGTTTCTTTGGCTGCAATTCGTGCAGCTATTTTTCCAGCAAAAACGGATTATTTATATTTTGTACGCGATAAAAAAACTGGAGTTCATATTTTTACAAACAATTTAAATGATCATAACAAAGCTATTAACTCGCAAAAAAATAGATAA
- the flgB gene encoding flagellar basal body rod protein FlgB: MIDPFKSKELVTSALAGRNLRNQLINANLANVDTPFYKSRDIEFETALVHRANEIFKKNDDKELKLAVTEKGHQEPWKFPDPNKSTIYLRDGHLARNDGNTVDLDVETTEMSKNTVMITALDGVLRKQSSIFSSILDASSKLS; encoded by the coding sequence ATGATCGACCCATTCAAATCAAAAGAACTTGTTACCAGTGCTTTAGCAGGTAGAAATCTTAGAAATCAATTGATTAATGCTAATCTTGCAAATGTCGATACTCCTTTTTATAAATCAAGAGATATAGAATTTGAAACTGCTTTAGTGCATCGTGCTAATGAAATTTTTAAAAAAAATGATGATAAAGAATTAAAATTAGCTGTAACAGAAAAAGGTCATCAAGAACCTTGGAAATTTCCAGATCCTAATAAATCAACCATTTATTTAAGAGATGGTCATTTAGCAAGAAATGATGGCAATACAGTAGATTTAGATGTTGAAACTACAGAAATGAGCAAAAATACAGTTATGATTACAGCTCTTGATGGGGTTTTAAGAAAACAAAGTAGTATATTTAGCTCCATACTTGATGCAAGTTCTAAATTAAGTTAA
- the flgC gene encoding flagellar basal body rod protein FlgC — MAYLSDFDISGYGLSAQRFRMNVISSNIANANTTRTAEGGPYRRREVIFKATDFDKLLNEQISKDNNFLKYENPLNDPDSPEEAKPAIQSVVVDKVVRDDKDFRMKYDPSNPDANAEGYVAYPNINPVIEMADLIEATRAYQANVSAFTSAKTIAQSAIDLLRG; from the coding sequence ATGGCATACTTAAGTGATTTTGATATTAGCGGATATGGTTTAAGCGCTCAACGTTTTAGAATGAATGTTATTAGCTCCAATATAGCTAATGCAAATACAACTAGAACAGCAGAAGGCGGACCTTATAGAAGACGCGAAGTGATCTTTAAGGCAACAGATTTTGATAAACTTTTGAATGAACAAATCAGCAAGGATAATAATTTTTTAAAATATGAAAATCCTTTAAACGATCCAGATTCTCCAGAAGAAGCTAAACCGGCTATTCAAAGTGTAGTTGTGGATAAAGTTGTAAGAGATGATAAAGATTTTAGAATGAAATATGATCCAAGTAATCCTGATGCAAATGCTGAAGGTTATGTGGCTTATCCTAATATTAATCCTGTAATTGAAATGGCTGATTTGATTGAAGCAACAAGAGCTTATCAAGCTAACGTCAGTGCTTTTACAAGTGCAAAAACTATTGCACAAAGTGCAATTGATTTATTAAGAGGATAA
- the fliE gene encoding flagellar hook-basal body complex protein FliE codes for MNNINDLRLNNISKTNSNQNIQQNNIGDEFAKMLKNEIDDLNKAQKTGEAAMTDIATGQVKDLHQAAIAITKAESSMKFMLEVRNKAISAYKEITRTQI; via the coding sequence ATGAATAACATTAATGATTTAAGATTAAATAATATTTCAAAAACAAATTCAAACCAAAATATACAGCAAAATAATATTGGTGACGAATTTGCTAAAATGCTCAAAAATGAAATTGATGATTTAAATAAAGCCCAAAAAACTGGTGAAGCTGCTATGACAGATATTGCCACAGGGCAAGTTAAAGATTTACATCAAGCTGCCATTGCTATTACCAAAGCTGAAAGCAGTATGAAATTTATGCTAGAGGTTAGAAATAAAGCTATCAGTGCTTACAAAGAAATTACAAGAACTCAAATTTAA
- a CDS encoding peptidoglycan D,D-transpeptidase FtsI family protein, whose translation MQENKKNRVSKVAFAYCMALLFMIIFLSSTFILTSKRHIPNTEKDQYSLALRGNIITKDNFTITTSKQIYRAEIDLRSIDKDKFDLFLKLFQIYSGFSDKEISDIKKRIQNQKRRSYNFILSQNLDSKQANYLKDLAKKLYIQGFFKAFTNNSGKVETRGLNIIEHEEDRIYMSHDALTPAIGYTKVVLDPESGILKNIGVKGLEKYYDQCLSPLQNEKIQGLKDIGGNIILNLKSLQQKKINGCDLYLNVSLKLQKSIEKAIDERNEDLKANEIIVGVMDSKTGKILALASSRRYDPENRSKDLSVLNASAIEYGYEAGSVIKPFIFITALRLGKITLDEIIDTYGGSYKLGRFTIRDDHRMDKMTAEEVIRYSSNIGMIQIAQRLSNLEIITGLRTFNFGDKSGIDLPYEQKGEIPNPKHLREIEKSVLSYGYGLKTTFMQLLAAYNVFNNNGIYVTPRLAEKYYQDGHFVSLDNDIKKEAILNPQSAQLMQRILIDVIEKGTGRKAFTKGVTLGGKTGTARIAERQGYTSNRYNASFFGFANDATHAYTVGVLVRNPTKPYSYYAAQSALPMFKDVVNILINEDFLKPVSDNNQTSKN comes from the coding sequence ATGCAAGAAAATAAAAAAAATCGTGTTTCAAAAGTAGCTTTTGCTTATTGCATGGCGCTTTTGTTTATGATTATTTTTTTAAGCTCAACCTTTATACTTACTTCCAAACGTCATATTCCAAATACTGAAAAAGATCAATATTCTTTAGCTTTGCGTGGTAATATTATTACAAAAGATAATTTTACAATTACAACTTCAAAACAAATTTATCGTGCTGAGATTGATTTAAGAAGTATTGATAAGGATAAGTTTGATCTTTTTTTAAAACTTTTTCAAATTTATAGTGGATTTAGTGATAAAGAAATCTCAGATATTAAAAAAAGAATACAAAATCAAAAAAGACGCTCTTATAATTTCATTCTTTCTCAAAATTTAGATTCCAAACAAGCTAATTATCTTAAAGATCTTGCAAAAAAATTATATATACAAGGATTTTTCAAAGCATTTACCAATAATTCTGGCAAAGTTGAAACCAGAGGTTTAAATATTATTGAACATGAAGAAGACAGAATTTATATGTCGCATGATGCACTTACTCCTGCTATAGGTTATACAAAAGTTGTACTAGATCCAGAAAGTGGAATTTTAAAAAATATTGGTGTTAAAGGTTTGGAAAAATATTATGATCAATGCTTAAGTCCTTTACAAAATGAAAAAATTCAAGGATTAAAAGATATCGGTGGAAATATTATTTTAAATTTAAAATCATTACAACAAAAAAAAATTAATGGTTGCGATCTATATCTCAATGTTTCTTTAAAGCTTCAAAAAAGTATTGAAAAAGCCATTGATGAACGCAATGAAGATTTAAAAGCTAACGAAATTATTGTAGGTGTTATGGATAGTAAAACTGGGAAAATTTTAGCTCTAGCAAGCTCAAGACGCTATGATCCTGAAAATCGTAGCAAGGATTTATCAGTATTAAATGCTAGTGCGATTGAATACGGCTATGAAGCAGGTTCTGTAATTAAACCCTTTATTTTTATAACTGCGCTAAGACTTGGTAAAATAACCCTTGATGAAATTATTGATACTTATGGTGGATCTTATAAATTAGGACGATTTACTATTAGAGACGATCACAGAATGGATAAAATGACCGCTGAAGAAGTTATAAGATATTCTTCAAATATAGGAATGATTCAAATTGCACAAAGACTCAGCAATTTGGAAATTATCACAGGTTTAAGAACTTTTAATTTTGGAGATAAAAGCGGCATTGATCTTCCTTATGAACAAAAAGGAGAAATTCCTAACCCTAAGCATCTAAGAGAAATAGAAAAATCTGTATTAAGTTATGGATATGGACTTAAAACTACTTTTATGCAATTATTAGCCGCCTATAATGTTTTTAATAATAATGGAATTTATGTTACTCCACGTTTAGCTGAAAAATATTATCAAGATGGGCATTTTGTTAGCCTAGATAATGATATAAAAAAAGAAGCCATTTTAAATCCACAATCGGCTCAACTCATGCAAAGAATATTAATTGATGTTATTGAAAAAGGAACTGGAAGAAAGGCTTTTACAAAAGGAGTTACCTTAGGAGGTAAAACAGGAACAGCTAGAATTGCTGAAAGACAAGGATATACCTCAAACCGCTATAATGCTTCTTTTTTTGGATTTGCTAATGATGCCACACACGCTTATACTGTGGGAGTTTTGGTAAGAAATCCTACCAAACCTTATAGCTATTATGCTGCCCAAAGTGCTTTGCCAATGTTTAAAGATGTAGTTAATATTTTAATCAATGAAGATTTTTTAAAACCCGTGTCTGATAATAATCAAACAAGTAAAAACTAA
- a CDS encoding rhodanese-like domain-containing protein: MIENISANVWTKQDLSEYQIFDVRTPLEWEEGVLPNAECISFYDHKGFLNENFLQEFQAKKKSDKKIAFICRSGHRSMLAAQYVKDKLGLDSVNLDGGMLAL, from the coding sequence ATGATAGAAAATATTTCAGCTAATGTTTGGACAAAACAAGACTTAAGCGAATATCAAATTTTTGATGTTCGCACTCCTTTGGAATGGGAAGAAGGTGTATTGCCTAATGCTGAATGTATTTCATTTTATGACCATAAGGGATTTTTAAATGAAAATTTCTTGCAAGAATTTCAAGCTAAAAAAAAATCCGATAAAAAAATAGCTTTTATTTGTCGTAGTGGTCATAGAAGTATGTTAGCTGCGCAGTATGTAAAAGATAAACTTGGCTTAGATAGTGTGAATTTAGATGGTGGAATGTTAGCGCTTTAA
- the htpG gene encoding molecular chaperone HtpG gives MQFQTEVNQLLQLMIHSLYSNKEIFLRELISNASDALDKLNFLSVSDDSYKSLKFDPKIEITIDKDKKTLTISDNGIGMNKEDLINNLGTIAKSGTKSFLENLSGDAKKDSQLIGQFGVGFYSAFMVANKIEVLSKKALDDKAYLWTSDANGYEIEDAQKEEQGTKITLYLKDDEFANSYKIESIIEKYSNHIQFPIFMEKEEYIPAKEGEAEGKTEVKISQINKANALWRMQKTSLKTEDYEKFYEQNFHDSNKPILYLHTKSEGKLEYNSLFFIPKNAPFDLFRVDYQSGLKLYVKRVFISDDDKELLPTYLRFVRGIIDVEDLPLNVSREILQENQILKAVKEASVKKILSELEKLKNKDKDKYLDFFKTFGKVLKEGLYGFGTEKENLLKLMFYKSTKGENLRSLEEYKNDLQKDQKEIFYITGNNESLLRNSPLLEEYKQKNIEVLLMDDEIDSLVTPMFGEYEGLKFVAINQVEDKNELSDEEKKEYAPLVAKFKELLKDEVEDVRLTSRLKDSPSCIVFDKNKPDFAMQQLLKQMGQEQNIKPILEINPKHAIFSGLKNNEIFYSDIAILVLNMAKLSEGMGIENASEFNTSLAKIITKAFS, from the coding sequence ATGCAATTTCAAACTGAAGTTAATCAACTTTTACAATTGATGATTCATTCTTTATATTCAAATAAGGAAATTTTTTTAAGAGAACTTATCTCTAATGCTAGCGATGCTTTAGATAAATTGAATTTTTTAAGTGTCAGCGATGATTCTTATAAAAGCTTAAAATTTGATCCTAAAATAGAAATTACAATAGATAAGGATAAAAAAACTTTAACCATCAGTGATAATGGTATAGGTATGAATAAAGAAGATTTGATTAATAATCTAGGCACCATTGCAAAAAGTGGTACAAAAAGTTTTTTAGAGAATTTAAGTGGTGATGCTAAAAAAGATTCTCAGCTTATAGGACAATTTGGTGTTGGATTTTATTCTGCTTTTATGGTCGCAAATAAAATCGAAGTTTTAAGCAAAAAAGCTTTAGATGATAAAGCTTATCTTTGGACTTCTGATGCAAATGGTTATGAAATTGAAGATGCTCAAAAAGAAGAGCAAGGAACTAAAATCACACTTTATTTAAAAGATGATGAATTTGCTAATTCTTATAAAATTGAAAGTATTATAGAAAAATATTCAAATCATATACAATTTCCAATCTTTATGGAAAAAGAAGAATATATTCCTGCTAAAGAAGGCGAAGCAGAAGGAAAAACTGAAGTAAAAATTTCTCAAATTAATAAAGCTAATGCTCTTTGGAGAATGCAAAAAACAAGCCTTAAAACCGAAGATTATGAAAAATTTTATGAACAAAATTTTCATGATTCTAATAAGCCTATATTGTATCTTCATACTAAAAGTGAAGGAAAATTAGAATATAATTCTTTATTTTTTATTCCAAAAAATGCTCCTTTTGATCTTTTTAGAGTGGATTATCAAAGCGGACTTAAACTTTATGTAAAACGTGTTTTTATCAGCGATGATGACAAAGAGCTTTTGCCAACTTATTTACGTTTTGTTAGAGGGATTATTGATGTTGAAGATTTACCATTAAATGTAAGTCGTGAAATTTTACAAGAAAATCAAATCTTAAAAGCAGTAAAAGAAGCAAGTGTTAAAAAAATACTTAGTGAGCTTGAAAAATTAAAAAATAAGGACAAAGACAAATATTTAGATTTTTTTAAAACTTTTGGAAAAGTTTTAAAAGAAGGACTTTATGGTTTTGGAACAGAAAAGGAAAATTTATTAAAACTCATGTTTTATAAAAGCACCAAAGGCGAAAATTTACGTTCTTTGGAAGAATATAAAAATGATTTACAAAAAGATCAAAAAGAAATTTTTTATATCACAGGAAATAATGAAAGCTTACTTAGAAATTCACCTTTATTGGAAGAATATAAGCAAAAAAATATAGAAGTACTTCTAATGGATGATGAGATTGATTCTTTGGTTACCCCTATGTTTGGAGAATATGAGGGATTGAAATTCGTAGCTATTAATCAAGTTGAAGATAAAAATGAATTAAGCGATGAAGAAAAAAAAGAATATGCTCCACTTGTAGCTAAATTTAAAGAACTTTTAAAAGATGAGGTTGAAGATGTAAGACTAACTAGTCGTTTAAAAGATAGTCCAAGTTGTATCGTTTTTGATAAAAATAAACCTGATTTTGCTATGCAGCAGCTTTTAAAGCAAATGGGACAGGAGCAAAATATAAAACCTATCTTAGAAATCAATCCAAAACATGCAATTTTTTCTGGACTTAAAAATAATGAAATATTCTATAGTGATATTGCAATTTTGGTATTAAATATGGCTAAACTTAGTGAAGGTATGGGAATTGAAAATGCTTCTGAATTTAATACAAGTTTGGCCAAAATCATTACAAAGGCTTTTTCATGA
- the crcB gene encoding fluoride efflux transporter CrcB: protein MFNIILIVGLGGFLGSIFRMLSINFINKFFPYSIGFGTLFVNILGSFAIGICFSYAQNKGLSPLLKNFINTGFLGAFTTFSTFSYENLTFLQSGSYFHLFLNIIFNVILCLLAVWLGFVIFK, encoded by the coding sequence ATGTTCAATATAATTTTAATTGTAGGATTAGGTGGCTTTTTAGGTTCTATATTTAGAATGTTAAGTATTAATTTTATTAATAAATTTTTTCCATATTCTATTGGTTTTGGCACTCTTTTTGTAAATATTTTAGGTTCGTTTGCTATAGGAATTTGTTTTTCTTATGCTCAAAATAAAGGTTTATCACCATTGCTTAAAAATTTTATCAATACGGGATTTCTAGGAGCTTTTACAACTTTTTCTACTTTTTCTTACGAAAATTTAACATTTTTGCAAAGTGGAAGTTATTTTCATCTCTTTCTTAATATTATTTTTAATGTGATTTTATGTTTATTAGCTGTTTGGCTTGGTTTTGTAATTTTTAAATAA
- a CDS encoding lysophospholipid acyltransferase family protein, whose product MKICKKIKALYFWFFFIFSILIVVCCFCFVKSQNILWKIRRIWAKFQKFTIFYKTDLVGKFNPNANMILMNHQSALDIIALEGLYPKNLCWVAKKELGEIPLFKITIKKPKLLCIDRKNPRDLVRVLKEAKERLNENRVLAIFPEGTRSKTEKMLKFQSGAKVLTEKLNLKVQPILIVDSAKILDTKSFNVNGGILKIICMDLVDTSDERWLENTRKKMQEVLEQERMKQCSI is encoded by the coding sequence GTGAAGATTTGCAAAAAAATTAAAGCTTTATATTTTTGGTTTTTTTTTATTTTTAGTATTTTAATTGTGGTGTGTTGTTTTTGTTTTGTAAAATCTCAAAATATCTTATGGAAAATTCGTAGAATTTGGGCTAAATTTCAAAAATTTACTATTTTTTATAAAACAGATCTTGTTGGTAAGTTTAATCCTAATGCAAATATGATTTTAATGAATCATCAAAGCGCTTTAGATATTATTGCTTTAGAAGGATTGTATCCTAAAAATTTATGTTGGGTTGCAAAAAAAGAATTAGGCGAAATTCCACTTTTTAAAATTACTATAAAAAAACCAAAATTACTTTGTATTGATAGAAAAAATCCAAGAGATTTGGTACGTGTATTAAAAGAGGCTAAAGAAAGATTAAATGAAAATAGAGTTTTAGCAATTTTTCCTGAAGGAACACGTTCAAAAACAGAAAAAATGCTTAAGTTTCAAAGTGGAGCTAAAGTTTTAACTGAAAAATTAAATTTAAAAGTTCAACCTATTTTAATTGTGGATTCTGCTAAAATTTTAGATACGAAAAGTTTTAATGTAAATGGTGGAATTTTAAAGATTATTTGTATGGATTTGGTAGATACGAGTGATGAAAGATGGCTTGAGAATACTAGAAAAAAAATGCAAGAAGTGCTAGAACAAGAAAGAATGAAACAATGTTCAATATAA